The Arachis hypogaea cultivar Tifrunner chromosome 19, arahy.Tifrunner.gnm2.J5K5, whole genome shotgun sequence genome has a window encoding:
- the LOC112775584 gene encoding lon protease homolog 1, mitochondrial has product MLKLITSSSSRIHHHRFPSAAAVTALRPVAESSSPLLRVLNSLGGLGRRNGNSVGRLFFCSGSGSGDGSDQAVDAEVKSTESGAADEAQAKASSAIVSTYPRPEDYLTVLALPLPHRPLFPGFYMPIYVKDPKLLAALQESRERQAPYAGAFLLKDDPGADPSIVSGSETEKSVYDLKGKELFNRLHEVGTLAQISSIHGEQVILIGHRRLRITEMVSEDPLTVKVDHLKDKPYNKDDDLIKATSFEVISTLRDVLKTSSLWRDHVQTYTKHIGDFTYPKLADFGAAISGANKLQCQEVLEELDVYKRLKLTLELVKKEMEISKIQESIAKAIEEKISGEQRRYLLNEQLKAIKKELGLETDDKTALTSKFRERIEPKREKCPPHVLQVIDEELTKLQLLEASSSEFSVTRNYLDWLTALPWGEYSDENFDVTRAQGILDEDHYGLTDVKERILEFIAVGKLRGTSQGKIICLSGPPGVGKTSIGRSIARALNRKFFRFSVGGLADVAEIKGHRRTYIGAMPGKMVQCLKNVGTANPLVLIDEIDKLGRGHAGDPASALLELLDPEQNANFLDHYLDVPIDLSKVLFVCTANVVEMIPNPLLDRMEVVAIAGYITDEKMHIARDYLEKSTREACGIKPEQVEVTDAALLALIENYCREAGVRNLQKHIEKIYRKIALQLVRKGETKATVASVQSVEAKRVEEDNVESHPDPNQKESSMVADSSNPEQMSEPYKEVDKEQTDLPVDQSESPENQLTDVKEGSDEDKEIETTTIEKVLVDKSNIADYVGKPVFHAERIYDQTPIGVVMGLAWTAMGGSTLYIETTLVEEGDGKGALNLTGQLGDVMKESAQIAHTIARRILLEKEPENHFFANSKLHLHVPAGATPKDGPSAGCTMTTSLLSLAMKKPVKKDLAMTGEVTLTGKILPIGGVKEKTIAARRSEVKTIVFPSANRRDFDELAPNVKEGLDVHFVDDFMQIFDLAFDDDNSQHSEKSVSL; this is encoded by the exons ATGTTGAAGCTCATCACTTCCTCGTCCTCCCGCATCCACCACCATCGCTTCCCCTCTGCCGCGGCGGTTACGGCGCTCCGGCCCGTCGCTGAGTCCAGCTCCCCGCTGCTCCGAGTGCTCAATTCACTTGGCGGGTTGGGCCGGAGGAATGGTAACTCGGTTGGGCGCTTATTTTTCTGTTCCGGTTCGGGTTCTGGCGACGGGTCGGATCAGGCGGTTGACGCGGAAGTGAAGTCGACTGAGTCCGGTGCCGCCGACGAGGCGCAGGCGAAGGCTTCTTCGGCTATAGTGTCCACTTACCCCAGACCTGAAGATTACCTCACT GTTTTGGCATTGCCATTGCCACATCGGCCACTTTTTCCAGGATTTTATATGCCAATCTATGTTAAG GATCCAAAATTGTTAGCAGCTTTGCAGGAAAGTCGAGAAAGACAAGCCCCTTATGCTGGTGCTTTCCTTCTTAAGGATGATCCAGGGGCTGATCCAAGCATAGTATCTGGCTCTGAAACGGAAAAAAGTGTGTATGATTTAAAAGGAAAAGAGCTGTTTAATCGTCTTCATGAAGTTGGGACTCTAGCTCAA ATTTCGAGCATCCATGGGGAACAGGTGATTCTGATTGGTCATCGGCGTCTACGTATAACAGAGATG GTTAGTGAGGATCCACTTACTGTAAAAGTTGATCATCTCAAG GATAAGCCATATAATAAAGATGATGATCTTATAAAGGCCACATCTTTTGAGGTTATATCAACCCTAAGGGATGTTCTTAAAACAAGTTCCCTTTGGAGAGACCATGTCCAGACTTACACTAAG CATATAGGTGATTTCACTTATCCGAAGCTAGCAGATTTTGGAGCTGCAATATCCGGGGCAAACAAATTGCAATGTCAAGAAGTTCTTGAAGAGTTAGAT GTGTATAAACGATTAAAACTCACACTGGAGTTGGTAAAGAAAGAGATGGAAATCAGTAAGATTCAG GAATCAATTGCAAAAGCAATTGAAGAAAAGATAAGTGGTGAGCAGCGCCGTTACTTGTTAAATGAGCAACTTAAGGCCATAAAGAAG GAATTGGGTCTGGAGACCGATGATAAGACAGCTCTCACTA gtAAATTCAGGGAAAGGATTGAACCAAAGAGAGAAAAATGCCCCCCTCATGTTTTGCAAGTCATAGACGAAGAACTCACAAAGCTGCAGCTGTTGGAGGCTAGTTCTAGTGAATTCAGTGTTACCCGTAACTACTTGGACTGGTTGACTGCACTACCTTGGGGAGAATACAG TGATGAGAACTTCGATGTTACTCGGGCACAAGGGATTCTGGATGAAGATCATTATGGATTAACTGATGTGAAGGAAAGGATATTGGAATTCATAGCTGTTGGGAAACTAAGAGGGACTTCTCAAG GAAAAATAATCTGTCTTTCTGGTCCACCAGGAGTGGGCAAAACAAGTATTGGCCGTTCAATTGCACGTGCCTTGAACCGTAAGTTCTTCCGTTTCTCTGTAGGAGGATTAGCTGATGTAGCTGAAATAAAG GGTCATCGTAGAACCTATATTGGTGCTATGCCAGGAAAGATGGTACAATGCCTAAAGAATGTGGGGACAGCCAACCCTCTTGTTTTGATTGACGAGATTGACAAA TTGGGCAGAGGACATGCTGGTGATCCAGCAAGTGCCTTGCTAGAGCTCTTGGATCCGGAGCAGAATGCTAATTTTCTGGACCATTATCTTGATGTTCCCATTGATTTATCAAAG GTTCTCTTTGTTTGCACTGCAAATGTAGTGGAAATGATACCAAACCCTCTGTTGGATAGGATGGAGGTTGTTGCTATTGCTGGATACATCACTGACGAGAAAATGCACATCGCCAGAGATTATCTGGAGAAGAGTACACGAGAAGCATGTGGAATCAAGCCAGAACAA GTGGAAGTGACCGATGCTGCTCTTCTTGCCTTGATAGAAAATTACTGCCGAGAAGCAGGTGTCAGGAATCTCCAAAAGCACATAGAGAAAATATACCGAAAG ATAGCACTACAACTAGTGAGGAAAGGGGAGACAAAAGCCACTGTTGCTAGTGTTCAATCTGTTGAGGCTAAAAGAGTTGAAGAAGATAATGTTGAATCACATCCAGATCCCAATCAGAAGGAAAGCTCCATGGTAGCAGATAGTAGTAACCCTGAACAAATGAGTGAGCCTTACAAAGAAGTTGACAAGGAGCAAACAGATCTACCAGTTGATCAATCTGAATCTCCTGAAAACCAATTGACAGATGTGAAG GAAGGAAGTGATGAAGATAAGGAAATTGAAACTACGACAATTGAGAAAGTGTTGGTTGATAAATCAAATATAGCTGACTATGTTGGCAAGCCTGTCTTCCATGCTGAACGCATCTACGATCAGACACCTATTGGAGTTGTCATGGGTCTTGCCTGGACAGCTATGGGTGGTTCTACCCTTTATATAGAGACAACCCTTGTCGAAGAAGGGGATGGAAAAGGAGCCCTGAACCTCACTGGTCAATTGGGGGATGTGATGAAAGAAAGTGCTCAGATAGCTCATACAATTGCCAGAAGAATACTACTGGAGAAGGAACCAGAAAATCATTTCTTTGCAAATTCAAAGTTACATCTCCATGTTCCTGCAGGGGCTACACCAAAGGACGGACCTAGTGCTGGCTGCACGATGACGACTTCATTGTTGTCCCTTGCTATGAAGAAGCCCGTAAAAAAGGATCTGGCAATGACAGGGGAAGTCACACTCACCGGGAAGATTCTTCCCATTGGCGGG GTTAAGGAGAAAACAATAGCTGCGAGGAGAAGCGAAGTTAAGACCATTGTATTCCCTTCTGCCAACAGGAGAGACTTTGACGAGCTGGCACCAAATGTTAAAGAAGGTCTTGATGTTCATTTTGTTGATGACTTCATGCAGATCTTTGATTTGGCTTTTGATGATGACAATTCCCAGCATTCGGAGAAGTCAGTCTCGCTATAA